A region of the Methanobrevibacter olleyae genome:
ATTATTAATTTTTTTTAAATTAATTTAAATTAGTGGAAATAATAAATTATATTTATTTGAGGTGTAATAATGAAAGCAGTTATTCCAGCAGCAGGTTTAGGAACAAGGTTTTTACCTTCAACTAAGGCTCAACCAAAAGAAATGTTACCTGTTTATGATAAACCTACTATTCAGTATGTAATTGAAGAGTCTGTTAATTCTGGTGTAGATGATATATTAATTGTCACTGGTAAAGGAAAAAGGTCAATTGAAGATCATTTTGATAGATCTTTTGAATTAGAACACCATTTAAGAACAAAAGGAAAGGAAGACTTTTTAAAAGAAATTGAATACATTTCTGAATTAGCAGATATTCATTTTATCAGACAAAAAAAGCAAAAAGGTCTTGGTGATGCGATTTATTGTGCAAAAAAACATGTTGGAAATGATCCATTTGTAGTGATGTTAGGAGACACCATTACTAAAGATACAGTTCCATGTACAAAACAATTGATTGACAGTTATGAAAAATTTGGTAAGTCTGTAATTGCTTTAGAAAAAGTTCCAGATGAAAAAGTTGAAAGATATGGTATTATTGGTGGAGAGGAAATTGAAGATTCAATCTATAAAATTGATAAATTAGTTGAAAAACCACCTCTTAGTGTGGCGCCAAGTAATTTAGCTATTATGGGCAGATATGTTCTCACTCCTGATATTTTTGATCATATAGAAAATATAGAACCTGGATACGGTGGAGAGATTCAATTAACTGATGCATTATCTAAACTTGATGAAATATATGGGCAAATATTTAGAGGTGAATCTTTTGATATTGGTAATCGTATTGACTGGTTAAAAACTTCTTTAAAATTTGCTTTAGAAGATGAAGAAGCAAGAGATGTTATCTTAGAATTTATTCATGGTGATTTGATATAATAATTTTAGATTTAAATATTATTTAGCTTCTTGATTTAAAGTTTATGATTAATTATTTCATTTTATGGATTTTTATAAGTTTTTTGTGATTAGATGATTAATAAAGAAAGTCCTAAAGAAGAAATAGAAGAGTTAAAAATACAACTTTCTAATTATAGGAAAGAGAACAGTATTCTTAAAGAAAGATGCAAATCCTATGAAGATAGAATTGAACATTTTGCCATTGAAAGAGAAAAACTTTCAAGAGATATTATGAGATTTGAGTCCTTAGAATTAGAAATTAGACAATATGATATAGAAGAATTAGCTCTTGAAATGAAAAAGTTAAATCATAGAATTGATATTTTAAGGAGATATCTTAAAACTGAAAGGGAAGATAATGAAAAATTAAATGGATTAATTGATAAGCTAACTAAAGAATTAAATGATGCTAATTATGAAATTGCTAAATTAGAAACTGAATTTAAGAAATTAAGAATTCGTAAAAATCAAAGAACTTTTTTCTTAGAAAATCGTTTAGATATAGCATATACTAAATTAGCTCAATTAAAATACACTTTAAATGAATATGAAGAATTGGGATTTTTTGATAGAATTCGAGGTAAAAAACCTAAAAGTTATGATGAAATTGATATTTAATTTTTAATATTTGCTTTTAATATTTTCTAGTATTTTTAATTTTTAATATTTGCTTTTAATATTTTTTAGTATTTTTAATTTTAATACTTTAGAGTATTTTTAATTTTTATTTGATTCAAGGTGTTATTTATGGAAACTCAAAGAATTATGGTTACTGGTGGAAGTGGATTTATAGGTACTAATCTTGTTAATGAACTTAGAACTAGAGGGCATGAAGTTTTGTCTGTTGATTTATTACATCATGAAGATGAGGCTGATTTATATTCTGATTCTTACTCTGACTATGTAAGGGGAGATATTCGTAATTATCGTCAAATGGAAAGAATTTTTGATGATAATGATAGATTTGATTATGTTTATAATTTAGCTGCAGAATATGGTAGATGGAATGGTGAAGGTTACTATGAAAATCTTTGGGAAACTAATGTTATTGGTTTAAAAAATATGATTCGCCTTCAAGAAAAATTAGATTTTAGGATGATTTCCTTTTCATCTGCTGAAGTTTATGGTGATTATGAAGGAATTATGACTGAAGATGTAATGGAAAACAGACCAATAAAAGACACTTATCAAATGAATGATTATGCTATTTCTAAATGGGCTGGAGAATTAATGTGTATGAACTCTGCTACAATGTTTGGAACTGAAACTGTAAGAGTCCGTCCTGTAAATTGTTATGGTCCTCATGAAGCTTACTCTCCATACAAAGGATTCATTCCTATTTTTATTTATAAGGCACTTCATGGATTACCTTATTCTGTTCATAAAGGCCATAAAAGAATTATTGATTATGTAGAAGATACTGCAAATACTTTTGCAAATATTGTAGATAATTTTATTTCTGGTGAAGTGTATAATGTTGGAAGTAAACAAGAATGGGAAATGACTATTGAAGAATACTCTGATTTAGTTTTAGAGGCAGTAGGTGTTGATGATTCTTTAGTAACTTATACTCCTGCTGAAGAATTTACTACTAAAGTTAAAACTATTGATTTTTCAAAAGCTATTCAGGATTTAAAACATAATCCAAAAGTTTCTCCTAAAGAAGGAATTAAGAGAACTGTAGAATGGATGAAATGGTATTATAGAATTGAAGATTAATTTTTAATTTTCATTTTATTTCTAGATTTTTTCCTGTATTTTTTTAACAACATTTATTTTTAAGTGATAAAATGCTAAATTCAATTGCTATTATTCCAACATATAATGAAGAGGTAGCTATTGGTTCTATTGTTCTTAGAACTCTCCAATATGTAGATAAAGTTCTTATAGTAAATGATGGTAGTGATGATAAAACTGAAGAGGTAGCTAAATTAGCTGGTGCTGAAGTAATTAATCATGCTAAGAATTTAGGTAAAGGTGAAGCTTTAAAATCTGCTTTTCAAGCAATAGGTGATGCTTATATTATAGTTACTATAGATGGTGATGGTCAACATAATCCTGATGAAATTCCTAATTTAATTAAACCTATTCTTGAAGATGGTGCTGATTTAGTTAATGGTAGTAGGTATATGAATGGACCTGAGGAAAATACTCCTGCTTATAGGAGAGTAGGTCAACAAGTTCTGGATGCTGCTACAAATATCTCTGCAGGAA
Encoded here:
- the galU gene encoding UTP--glucose-1-phosphate uridylyltransferase GalU — its product is MKAVIPAAGLGTRFLPSTKAQPKEMLPVYDKPTIQYVIEESVNSGVDDILIVTGKGKRSIEDHFDRSFELEHHLRTKGKEDFLKEIEYISELADIHFIRQKKQKGLGDAIYCAKKHVGNDPFVVMLGDTITKDTVPCTKQLIDSYEKFGKSVIALEKVPDEKVERYGIIGGEEIEDSIYKIDKLVEKPPLSVAPSNLAIMGRYVLTPDIFDHIENIEPGYGGEIQLTDALSKLDEIYGQIFRGESFDIGNRIDWLKTSLKFALEDEEARDVILEFIHGDLI
- a CDS encoding NAD-dependent epimerase/dehydratase family protein, whose protein sequence is METQRIMVTGGSGFIGTNLVNELRTRGHEVLSVDLLHHEDEADLYSDSYSDYVRGDIRNYRQMERIFDDNDRFDYVYNLAAEYGRWNGEGYYENLWETNVIGLKNMIRLQEKLDFRMISFSSAEVYGDYEGIMTEDVMENRPIKDTYQMNDYAISKWAGELMCMNSATMFGTETVRVRPVNCYGPHEAYSPYKGFIPIFIYKALHGLPYSVHKGHKRIIDYVEDTANTFANIVDNFISGEVYNVGSKQEWEMTIEEYSDLVLEAVGVDDSLVTYTPAEEFTTKVKTIDFSKAIQDLKHNPKVSPKEGIKRTVEWMKWYYRIED
- a CDS encoding glycosyltransferase family 2 protein, translated to MLNSIAIIPTYNEEVAIGSIVLRTLQYVDKVLIVNDGSDDKTEEVAKLAGAEVINHAKNLGKGEALKSAFQAIGDAYIIVTIDGDGQHNPDEIPNLIKPILEDGADLVNGSRYMNGPEENTPAYRRVGQQVLDAATNISAGIKITDSQSGFRAFSNKAKDCFRFKDTGFGIESEMLVDAAEAGLKIVEVPITVRYDVDGSTKDPITHGVGVLLKITKDKVLRILKK